In one Verrucomicrobiales bacterium genomic region, the following are encoded:
- a CDS encoding AURKAIP1/COX24 domain-containing protein: MGSLKKRRKAKINKHKRRKKLRANRHKKRTWQK, encoded by the coding sequence ATGGGTTCACTGAAGAAACGTCGGAAAGCTAAGATTAACAAACATAAACGCCGCAAGAAGCTTCGGGCTAACCGCCATAAGAAGCGTACCTGGCAGAAGTAA
- a CDS encoding tetratricopeptide repeat protein, protein MQTTPIILGRRFSIATALFIAGLVLGGCAYSPSSGGVGGGSSPRSKSKSSRELLNGKPISPEEERRAEAHAQFGAGLIADLRDEDKLALEHYERAVQSDPSQDGLALDVARRHLVNKDSEKAITVLREAIGAGGSGVLSAFLASIYASLGRNAEAIDSNLEAIKRSPSLLIGHQNLSQLYLKEGKPEESLKVLERAGELKNPTAQYLVELAELWIGQPQPKPETKALVRKRATELLDRVMVMKDNPAIVQQRAADAYMLVGQNAKAIDLYLKLVEKYPQATPLRERLADLFLQSRDSKRAIEQMEALIKEEPSRYPQAYLILGSLALQDNKFKEAEDYLRKAVVLTPTFEPAYYDLAIAQVNSGNVRAGLETLDDARRRFSETFQTEFLSGLALARMKDYSNAVRRFTTAEIIARTRETNRLTHFFYFQLGSAHERNQSYEESEKHFRKAIEIMPDFAEALNYLGYMWVEKGIKLDEAKKLIDRAVRLEPKNGAFLDSQAWLFYKQGKPKEALGPMLKAIENTPEPDPTLFDHLGDIYQALGDVRRAMESWRKSLKIEPNPEIQKKLDASEAAPGK, encoded by the coding sequence ATGCAGACCACGCCAATCATACTCGGGCGTCGATTCTCCATCGCCACAGCTTTGTTTATTGCTGGCTTGGTATTGGGGGGCTGCGCCTATTCGCCTAGCTCGGGCGGTGTTGGGGGGGGATCCTCGCCTCGCAGCAAGTCCAAGTCGTCGCGAGAGCTATTGAACGGCAAGCCGATTTCCCCCGAGGAGGAGCGGAGAGCTGAGGCTCACGCCCAGTTCGGCGCGGGGCTCATCGCGGATCTGCGCGATGAAGACAAGCTCGCGCTCGAGCATTATGAGCGGGCGGTGCAATCGGATCCTTCTCAGGATGGACTCGCTCTCGATGTAGCCCGTCGCCACCTCGTCAACAAGGACTCGGAGAAGGCGATCACCGTGCTGCGGGAAGCCATCGGGGCTGGGGGCTCGGGGGTTTTGTCTGCATTTCTGGCCTCGATTTATGCCAGTCTGGGACGAAACGCGGAAGCGATCGACTCGAACCTGGAGGCCATCAAGCGGTCGCCGTCGTTGTTGATCGGTCATCAAAATCTTTCCCAGCTCTATCTCAAGGAAGGCAAGCCGGAAGAATCCCTGAAGGTGCTGGAGCGAGCCGGGGAGCTCAAGAACCCTACCGCGCAGTACCTGGTGGAATTGGCGGAGCTATGGATCGGGCAGCCTCAGCCCAAACCGGAGACGAAGGCGTTGGTGCGCAAACGCGCGACCGAACTTTTGGATCGGGTGATGGTGATGAAGGACAATCCGGCGATTGTTCAACAGCGGGCGGCCGATGCCTATATGTTGGTAGGCCAGAACGCCAAGGCCATCGACCTTTATCTCAAGCTGGTGGAGAAGTATCCCCAAGCTACCCCGTTGCGCGAACGGTTGGCAGACCTTTTTCTGCAGTCTCGCGATTCCAAGCGTGCCATCGAGCAGATGGAGGCACTGATCAAGGAGGAGCCGAGCCGGTATCCCCAAGCGTACCTGATTTTGGGCAGCCTGGCCTTGCAGGACAACAAGTTCAAGGAAGCGGAGGACTACCTGCGCAAAGCGGTGGTTCTCACCCCCACCTTCGAGCCGGCTTACTATGACTTGGCGATTGCCCAGGTTAATTCCGGCAATGTTCGTGCCGGGTTAGAGACCCTGGACGACGCGCGACGTCGGTTCTCGGAGACTTTCCAGACCGAGTTCCTGTCGGGCCTCGCGCTGGCGCGGATGAAGGATTACTCCAATGCGGTTCGACGCTTCACGACCGCCGAGATCATCGCGCGCACGCGGGAAACCAATCGACTCACCCATTTCTTCTATTTCCAGCTGGGGTCCGCCCATGAACGCAACCAGAGCTACGAGGAATCCGAGAAACACTTCCGCAAGGCCATCGAGATCATGCCGGATTTTGCGGAGGCCTTGAACTACCTCGGCTATATGTGGGTCGAGAAGGGGATCAAACTGGACGAGGCCAAGAAGCTGATCGACCGAGCGGTTCGGCTAGAGCCCAAGAATGGGGCGTTTTTGGACAGTCAGGCCTGGCTCTTCTACAAGCAGGGCAAGCCCAAGGAGGCTCTGGGGCCGATGCTTAAAGCCATCGAAAACACCCCGGAGCCGGATCCCACTCTGTTCGACCATTTGGGGGATATCTATCAAGCGCTGGGAGATGTTCGGCGGGCGATGGAATCCTGGAGAAAATCGCTGAAAATCGAGCCTAACCCAGAGATCCAGAAGAAACTGGATGCCTCGGAGGCCGCTCCCGGGAAATGA
- a CDS encoding DUF2203 domain-containing protein, producing MRYRFNHHYTREEARRLIPQLTHWLDAMDRARHTLERSGPRLEKMLSMGCETGGSLTKSYLSAFLEMRSLLREFSSREIMIKDLERGLVDFPSILAGREVFLCWERGEPDVEHWHDLDSGYAGREQIQE from the coding sequence ATGCGCTATCGTTTTAATCACCACTACACGAGGGAAGAAGCGCGTCGTCTGATTCCGCAGCTCACTCACTGGCTGGACGCCATGGATCGGGCCCGTCATACCCTCGAGCGTTCGGGTCCTCGACTGGAAAAAATGCTGTCCATGGGGTGTGAGACGGGCGGAAGCCTGACCAAGTCCTACCTGAGTGCCTTTTTGGAGATGCGGTCATTGCTGAGGGAGTTCTCCTCGCGTGAGATCATGATCAAGGACCTTGAGCGGGGGCTGGTTGATTTTCCCTCGATCCTGGCCGGCCGCGAAGTTTTTCTGTGTTGGGAGCGTGGCGAGCCCGATGTTGAGCACTGGCACGATTTGGATTCCGGCTACGCGGGTAGGGAGCAGATACAGGAGTGA
- the bamA gene encoding outer membrane protein assembly factor BamA translates to MNKNWLRHAWPCGLAYLASGTALSAQESLRAALEAYPVLGITLTNVGPQNVSDALIRANMRVKEGDNYNLRMVDDDVQNLLKTGYFLNVQVTEVRQVEGVRLTYVLQAKPKLTDIVFKGNKKYSNRRLLKTVTSKIGDPLDERKLFTDVQAIKTKYQKAGYPKTEVKYVPSVEESTGRGSVTFEIVETPKVRITDVSFEGATAFSQKKLRKQIKTRRHWFFSFITGSGTLKDDQLEDDRDKLAEFYRNEGYIDFDIKNIEYNYSGEKRVKLNFQVTEGQQYKVGTIAFQGNQIFTTNQLAQDLKMPEGKTFTPKGLNKDIEVVQDKYGSEGYIDTTISARKNPNVQTGTIDLNYRIEEKEKSYIEKIEIKGNTKTKDKVIRRELSVSPGEVFDMTEVKRSKRRLEGLQYFAEQGGVEAQPEPTDIPNRRNLQITVEEKNTGHFSLGAGFSSIDSVIGFVEVTQGNFDIAKPPWFMGGGQKFRMRVAAGPRRQDYEITFIEPWFLERKLQFSTDLYHRRLSTYSDEDLYDLVQTGARLGFTRALWNDNLIGNVNYNIENRGLVDIDRSRAVRYPGRPDVLEDQGYSLLSKFGGSLAYDTRDNALLPTKGQRTEISADIAAGAIGSDWNFYKLEARSSWYFRGLDEGHLLEVIGRTGVAETFGDSDHLHVLDRFFLGGMYSLRGYRYHRVGPTDAYGEPYGGNTYWFGSIEYSIPVIERLRIAAFYDIGMVYLNSYQWNFGEYNDNVGVGIRLNLPIGPLRLDYGIPLHATPRSPFTPGNDSSSGRFQFGVGYTREF, encoded by the coding sequence ATGAACAAAAATTGGCTGCGCCACGCCTGGCCTTGCGGGTTGGCTTATCTAGCATCCGGAACGGCTCTCAGCGCCCAGGAATCCCTCCGGGCAGCGCTGGAGGCTTACCCCGTTCTCGGTATCACCCTGACCAACGTCGGACCGCAAAACGTGAGCGATGCCCTGATCCGCGCCAACATGCGGGTCAAGGAGGGCGATAATTACAATCTCCGGATGGTCGACGACGACGTCCAGAACTTGCTCAAAACAGGCTACTTCCTGAACGTGCAGGTGACTGAGGTGCGTCAAGTGGAAGGCGTGCGGCTCACGTACGTCCTCCAGGCCAAACCCAAGCTGACGGACATCGTTTTCAAGGGGAACAAGAAGTACAGCAACCGACGCCTCCTCAAGACGGTGACGTCCAAGATCGGCGATCCCTTGGACGAACGGAAACTGTTCACCGATGTTCAGGCGATCAAGACCAAGTACCAGAAGGCGGGATATCCAAAGACCGAGGTCAAGTATGTGCCCAGCGTCGAGGAATCAACCGGGCGTGGCAGCGTCACCTTCGAGATCGTCGAGACGCCCAAAGTGCGGATCACGGATGTCAGCTTCGAGGGCGCCACGGCTTTCAGCCAAAAGAAGCTGCGCAAGCAGATCAAGACCCGACGCCACTGGTTCTTCTCCTTTATCACCGGCAGCGGCACGCTGAAGGATGACCAGCTCGAGGACGATCGGGACAAGCTCGCCGAATTCTATCGCAATGAAGGTTACATCGATTTCGACATCAAGAACATCGAGTATAACTACAGCGGCGAGAAGAGGGTGAAGCTGAACTTCCAGGTCACCGAAGGCCAGCAATACAAGGTGGGAACCATCGCCTTTCAGGGAAACCAGATTTTCACGACCAACCAGCTGGCTCAGGACCTCAAGATGCCCGAAGGGAAAACCTTCACACCCAAGGGGCTCAACAAGGACATCGAAGTCGTCCAAGATAAATACGGCTCCGAGGGCTACATCGACACCACCATTTCGGCCCGGAAAAATCCGAACGTTCAAACGGGCACGATCGATCTGAATTATCGCATCGAGGAGAAGGAAAAGTCCTACATCGAGAAAATCGAAATCAAGGGCAACACCAAGACCAAGGACAAGGTCATTCGCCGCGAGCTCAGCGTCTCGCCGGGCGAAGTCTTCGACATGACCGAGGTGAAGCGCAGCAAGCGTCGCCTGGAAGGTCTGCAGTATTTCGCGGAGCAAGGTGGCGTTGAGGCCCAGCCGGAGCCAACCGACATTCCGAATCGGCGGAACCTCCAGATCACGGTGGAGGAAAAGAACACGGGCCACTTCTCACTCGGCGCCGGCTTCAGCTCCATCGACAGCGTCATCGGGTTTGTCGAAGTCACTCAGGGTAATTTCGACATTGCCAAGCCCCCCTGGTTTATGGGCGGCGGACAAAAGTTCCGCATGCGTGTGGCGGCAGGTCCTCGTCGACAGGACTACGAGATCACGTTCATCGAGCCCTGGTTCCTGGAACGCAAGCTGCAGTTCAGCACCGATCTCTACCATCGCCGGCTGAGCACTTACTCCGACGAGGATCTGTATGATCTCGTCCAAACCGGCGCCCGGCTGGGTTTCACCCGCGCACTGTGGAACGACAACCTGATCGGCAACGTCAACTACAACATCGAAAACCGTGGACTGGTCGATATCGACCGCTCGCGCGCGGTGCGCTATCCCGGACGCCCGGACGTGTTGGAAGACCAAGGCTATAGCCTCTTGTCGAAGTTCGGCGGTTCTTTGGCCTACGATACCCGGGACAACGCACTCCTGCCGACCAAAGGACAACGGACGGAGATCTCGGCCGATATCGCTGCCGGGGCGATCGGCAGCGATTGGAACTTCTACAAGCTCGAAGCCCGCAGCTCCTGGTACTTCCGGGGATTGGACGAGGGACATCTGCTGGAAGTCATCGGCCGAACCGGAGTGGCGGAGACTTTTGGTGACAGTGATCACCTGCACGTGCTGGACCGCTTTTTCCTGGGCGGTATGTATTCCCTGCGTGGCTACCGCTACCACCGCGTCGGCCCAACCGACGCCTATGGTGAACCTTACGGTGGTAACACCTATTGGTTCGGCAGCATCGAATATAGCATTCCGGTGATTGAACGTCTGCGGATCGCGGCGTTCTATGATATTGGCATGGTTTACCTGAACTCGTATCAGTGGAATTTCGGGGAATACAACGACAACGTCGGTGTGGGCATCCGCCTCAATCTGCCCATCGGCCCTCTCCGGCTGGATTACGGCATTCCGCTCCATGCCACCCCACGCAGCCCATTCACCCCGGGTAACGACAGTTCCTCGGGAAGGTTTCAGTTTGGTGTTGGCTATACCCGCGAATTTTAA
- a CDS encoding ATP phosphoribosyltransferase translates to MKKESKLRFGLPKGSLQEATIEKMGKAGFNIQVSSRSYVPYVDDEQLEIRLIRAQEISRYVELGYLDCGITGHDWVQENDSDVHEVGEFLFSKATRQPARWVLAVPEESSIRSVKDLKGKRIATEVVNLTKKYLRKHGVKAHVEFSWGATEVKAHELVDAIVEITETGSSLRANKLRIVDTLLVSTPRLIVNRKAWKDRWKREKIETLALLLKGALEAEAKVGLKMNIAEKNLRSLLDSLPALRNPTISSLSQSGWVAVETIIDEHVVRELIPKLKAAGAEGIIEYPLNKVVY, encoded by the coding sequence ATGAAGAAAGAGTCCAAACTCCGGTTTGGTTTGCCGAAAGGCAGCCTTCAAGAAGCCACCATCGAAAAGATGGGGAAGGCGGGCTTCAACATTCAGGTGAGCAGCCGCTCGTATGTCCCCTATGTGGACGACGAGCAACTTGAGATTCGTTTGATTCGCGCCCAAGAGATCAGCCGCTATGTCGAGCTAGGTTACTTGGATTGTGGGATTACGGGTCACGACTGGGTGCAGGAAAACGATTCTGACGTTCATGAGGTAGGGGAGTTTCTCTTCAGCAAGGCGACGCGCCAACCGGCGCGCTGGGTTTTGGCAGTGCCCGAGGAATCCTCTATCCGTTCCGTTAAAGACTTGAAGGGCAAGCGGATTGCCACCGAGGTGGTCAACCTCACCAAGAAGTATCTCCGCAAGCATGGTGTCAAGGCCCACGTCGAGTTCTCTTGGGGAGCTACTGAGGTCAAGGCGCATGAGTTGGTCGACGCGATTGTAGAAATTACCGAAACGGGTTCTTCGTTGCGTGCCAACAAGCTTCGGATTGTGGACACTTTGCTGGTCTCAACGCCTCGGTTGATAGTGAATCGCAAGGCGTGGAAGGACCGCTGGAAGCGCGAAAAGATCGAAACCCTGGCCCTGCTGCTGAAGGGCGCCCTCGAAGCCGAGGCGAAGGTCGGGTTGAAGATGAACATCGCGGAAAAGAATCTTCGGTCGCTGCTCGACAGCTTGCCGGCTTTGCGGAATCCCACGATCTCCAGCCTGAGTCAATCAGGATGGGTGGCGGTGGAGACCATCATTGACGAGCATGTCGTTCGGGAATTGATCCCGAAACTAAAAGCTGCCGGGGCCGAAGGAATTATTGAATATCCACTGAACAAAGTGGTTTACTGA
- a CDS encoding Gfo/Idh/MocA family oxidoreductase, translating to MQSTSPAGVPDLNRRDFLRHSSTATLVAAAAGGVLTARQAGAADAAATDKKPNAPVNIGVIGCGYWGRDVVKTLGQLVNAKVLGVAEPYEAFLRRAKDAAPGAEGYEDYRKLLENKDIKAVVIATPTHEHKQVVLDALQAGKHVYCEAPLANTIDDARAIAKAAQDHSAQVFHPGLQHRSDPQRHFLLKFIRSGATGRMFKGRSQWHKKESWRRTSPNPERERELNWRLRKDVSLGLVGEIGIQHLDNAGWFLKAEPIAISGYGSTQLWNDGREVPDTLQATVEYSERILVNFEASLATSFDSDYETYYGTDSTVMVRKNKAWMFREADAPLLGWEVYARKDAFYGELGIALVANATKLAAQGEKPAEEAPYSNTPLYFALEAFLHNVHTISDGVTDFTDNFDATDKQALKEYLGSLSKSLMPAATIAEGFRATVLAIKANEAVMGQKRIELPGQIFVI from the coding sequence ATGCAATCGACATCACCCGCCGGGGTGCCTGATTTGAACCGACGTGATTTTCTGCGCCATTCTTCGACGGCGACTTTGGTGGCCGCGGCTGCGGGCGGCGTTTTGACTGCCAGGCAAGCCGGCGCGGCGGATGCCGCTGCGACGGATAAGAAGCCCAATGCGCCGGTCAACATCGGAGTCATCGGGTGCGGCTACTGGGGGCGGGATGTGGTCAAGACGCTTGGGCAGTTGGTTAATGCCAAGGTGTTGGGCGTGGCGGAGCCCTATGAGGCGTTCCTGCGCCGAGCCAAGGATGCGGCTCCGGGAGCTGAAGGCTACGAGGACTATCGGAAGCTGCTCGAGAACAAGGACATCAAGGCAGTCGTGATCGCGACGCCCACGCACGAGCACAAGCAGGTCGTGTTGGATGCCTTGCAGGCCGGCAAGCATGTCTACTGCGAGGCGCCCTTGGCGAACACCATCGATGATGCCCGTGCGATCGCCAAGGCGGCCCAGGATCACTCGGCCCAGGTGTTTCATCCGGGCTTGCAGCATCGGTCGGATCCTCAGCGTCACTTCTTATTGAAGTTTATCCGGAGCGGGGCCACGGGGCGGATGTTCAAGGGACGGTCCCAGTGGCACAAGAAGGAGAGCTGGCGTCGGACTTCTCCGAATCCGGAGCGCGAGCGCGAGCTGAACTGGCGATTGCGGAAAGATGTCTCGCTCGGTTTGGTCGGCGAGATCGGGATTCAGCATTTGGACAACGCCGGCTGGTTTCTGAAGGCCGAGCCGATTGCGATTTCTGGCTACGGTTCCACCCAGCTGTGGAACGACGGACGCGAGGTGCCTGACACTCTCCAAGCCACGGTTGAATATTCGGAACGAATCCTGGTGAACTTCGAGGCCTCCTTGGCGACGTCCTTCGACAGCGATTATGAGACGTACTACGGGACCGACAGTACCGTAATGGTGCGGAAGAACAAAGCGTGGATGTTCCGTGAGGCCGATGCTCCGCTGTTGGGTTGGGAGGTCTATGCCCGCAAGGACGCCTTTTATGGGGAGCTGGGTATTGCCTTGGTAGCCAACGCCACCAAGCTGGCCGCTCAAGGCGAGAAGCCGGCGGAAGAGGCCCCGTATTCCAATACGCCGCTCTATTTCGCGCTGGAGGCTTTCTTGCACAACGTTCACACGATCTCGGATGGGGTGACCGACTTCACCGACAACTTCGACGCGACCGACAAGCAGGCGCTGAAGGAGTACTTGGGAAGCCTGAGCAAGTCTCTCATGCCCGCGGCAACCATCGCGGAAGGCTTCCGCGCCACGGTTCTGGCGATCAAGGCGAACGAGGCTGTGATGGGACAAAAGCGTATCGAACTGCCCGGTCAGATCTTCGTGATTTAA
- a CDS encoding LamG domain-containing protein: MRRTLHRLITTCTPAALLAMVVILVSGCASSHSARHTLRESLTFHASFDQGANADYARGDRQIYHAKGMNERFAGTPGLPTTPEVQLVEKAGRFGHGLRFHQAKAPVIFYHSPSNVEFHSNRWSGTVSFWLSTDPATQLAPGYCDPIQITSKAWNDAAFFTEFEKKTNGIPFRLGVYADLKVWNPNDRDWNKMAPHEKPLLTIDNPPFSAGKWTHVVFTFENFNTGKPDGVAKLYLDGEFRGAIPARTQTFNWDPAKSLIMLGIGYVGLYDDVSIFNRALSPQEIITLRDLPNGVSDLVR, translated from the coding sequence ATGCGAAGAACCCTCCACCGCCTCATCACCACTTGCACGCCAGCAGCACTCCTGGCGATGGTCGTCATCCTGGTCAGCGGCTGCGCCTCCTCCCATTCAGCGCGTCACACCCTTCGCGAAAGCCTGACCTTTCACGCCTCCTTCGACCAGGGAGCCAATGCCGATTATGCGCGCGGGGATCGCCAGATCTATCACGCCAAGGGCATGAATGAGCGTTTCGCCGGCACGCCAGGACTCCCGACCACACCGGAAGTTCAACTGGTGGAGAAGGCGGGACGCTTTGGGCATGGGCTGCGATTCCATCAGGCGAAGGCTCCAGTGATCTTCTACCATTCTCCTTCCAACGTGGAATTCCACAGTAATCGGTGGAGCGGAACGGTGTCGTTCTGGCTTAGCACCGATCCTGCGACTCAGCTGGCCCCCGGCTATTGCGATCCCATCCAGATTACTTCGAAGGCCTGGAACGACGCCGCTTTCTTCACGGAGTTTGAGAAGAAGACCAACGGTATCCCCTTCCGCCTAGGGGTCTACGCCGATCTCAAAGTCTGGAATCCCAATGACCGCGATTGGAATAAAATGGCTCCGCACGAGAAGCCGCTGCTGACCATCGACAATCCCCCCTTCTCCGCGGGCAAATGGACCCATGTCGTGTTCACCTTCGAGAACTTCAATACCGGAAAGCCGGATGGCGTTGCCAAACTGTATCTGGATGGTGAGTTCCGAGGTGCGATTCCAGCCCGCACTCAGACGTTCAACTGGGATCCGGCCAAGTCGCTCATCATGCTCGGAATCGGCTACGTGGGGCTCTACGACGACGTGTCCATTTTCAACCGCGCACTCAGTCCCCAAGAGATCATCACCCTGCGGGATCTACCCAATGGCGTGAGCGACCTAGTGCGGTAG
- a CDS encoding OmpH family outer membrane protein, with the protein MNVILKQAIWVLLVSALCVLPASAQQQKLATIDLRQVFDNYWKTKQADTALKDKAGDLDGDRKKMIDQYTKLKADYKTALEKANEQAVSAEEREKRKKSSEVKLAEMNDLESSITQFDRQARTSLDEQQRRMRDNILSEIRGVVELKAKAGGYAMVLDTAGETANRTPFVLYTNNESDITKAVLAQLNETAPANRVTTGSDKDKDKEKK; encoded by the coding sequence ATGAACGTGATTTTGAAACAAGCGATTTGGGTGCTCCTCGTCAGCGCCCTATGTGTGCTCCCCGCTTCCGCTCAACAGCAAAAGCTGGCCACCATCGATCTCCGGCAGGTTTTCGACAATTACTGGAAGACCAAGCAGGCCGACACCGCCTTGAAGGACAAGGCGGGGGACCTGGACGGCGATCGGAAGAAGATGATCGACCAATATACCAAGCTGAAGGCCGATTATAAGACCGCCCTCGAAAAAGCCAACGAGCAGGCGGTTTCGGCCGAGGAACGCGAAAAGCGGAAGAAGTCCTCCGAAGTGAAGCTCGCTGAGATGAATGATCTCGAGTCCAGCATCACCCAGTTCGACCGCCAGGCCCGTACCTCCCTCGACGAGCAACAACGCCGAATGCGCGACAACATCCTCTCCGAGATTCGCGGAGTGGTGGAACTTAAGGCCAAGGCCGGTGGCTACGCGATGGTGCTGGATACCGCCGGCGAAACCGCGAATCGCACTCCTTTCGTGCTCTACACCAATAACGAATCCGATATCACCAAAGCCGTGCTGGCCCAGCTCAACGAGACCGCGCCAGCCAACCGGGTGACCACTGGAAGTGACAAAGACAAGGACAAGGAAAAGAAGTAG
- the dnaB gene encoding replicative DNA helicase, which produces MSQAESFSGSDDPKSQRRRSKRGSRQTNALQPASGDRLPPHSLEAEQGVLGCIFIAPNECLGECVEKLKAGAQAFYDLRHQTLFEHLVEMYEAKQPVDLITVPQRLKDQGLLDGVGGLAYLASLPDSTPSAANLSYYLEILKEKYLLRRMLATCSNVMSRVYEHEGEVDGLLDETERDILQISEARVEPESKGMRDLVRNAINTIEHYQQRQGMLTGLATGFTDLDKMTSGLHGGEMIVIAARPSMGKTSLAMNIAEHVVLEEKLPVGVFSLEMTADSLVLRLMCSRARVNLRDIRGGFIAERDFPRLTSAAGKLAAAPLYIDDTPGLSVLQLRAKARRMWQQYGVKLFVIDYLQLLHSTARRVENRQQEIADISSGVKALAKELKVPVIVLSQLNREFEKEKNRKPRMSDLRESGAIEQDADLIGLLYKVSSGDEEEGAAPSAEDEAIPVNLLIAKQRNGPTGDVEMVFRKSITRFENKSKISEDSIPT; this is translated from the coding sequence ATGTCTCAAGCCGAGTCGTTTTCGGGGTCCGATGATCCCAAGTCCCAGCGTCGCCGCTCCAAACGCGGATCACGCCAAACCAATGCGCTTCAACCCGCCTCGGGTGACCGCCTGCCCCCCCACTCCCTCGAAGCCGAACAGGGCGTGCTGGGCTGCATCTTCATTGCCCCCAATGAATGCCTGGGCGAGTGTGTCGAGAAACTCAAGGCCGGCGCTCAAGCCTTTTACGACCTCCGTCACCAAACCCTATTTGAGCACCTGGTCGAGATGTATGAGGCGAAGCAGCCGGTCGACCTGATCACCGTTCCCCAAAGGCTGAAGGATCAGGGACTGCTCGACGGCGTAGGCGGCCTCGCCTACCTGGCTTCCCTGCCGGATTCCACGCCCTCAGCCGCGAACCTCTCCTACTATCTGGAGATTCTGAAGGAGAAATACCTGCTGCGACGGATGTTGGCGACCTGCTCCAACGTGATGTCGCGGGTGTATGAGCACGAAGGTGAGGTGGACGGCCTGCTCGACGAAACCGAGCGAGACATTCTTCAGATCAGCGAAGCTCGCGTCGAGCCGGAATCCAAAGGGATGCGCGACCTGGTCCGCAATGCCATCAACACGATCGAGCACTATCAGCAACGCCAGGGCATGCTCACCGGTTTGGCTACGGGGTTCACCGACCTCGACAAGATGACCAGCGGGCTGCATGGCGGAGAAATGATCGTGATCGCCGCCCGTCCCAGTATGGGCAAGACCTCTCTGGCGATGAACATCGCCGAACATGTCGTTCTGGAAGAGAAGCTTCCAGTAGGGGTGTTCAGTTTGGAAATGACCGCCGATTCCCTGGTGCTGCGCTTGATGTGTTCGCGGGCTCGGGTGAACCTGCGCGACATCCGGGGTGGGTTCATCGCCGAACGCGACTTCCCCAGGCTGACCAGCGCCGCCGGTAAATTAGCGGCTGCCCCGCTCTATATCGACGACACCCCCGGCCTCTCGGTGCTGCAACTCCGGGCCAAAGCCCGCCGCATGTGGCAGCAATACGGCGTAAAGCTCTTTGTCATTGACTACCTGCAGCTGCTTCATTCTACTGCGCGCCGTGTTGAAAACCGTCAGCAGGAAATCGCTGACATCTCCAGCGGTGTCAAAGCTTTAGCGAAGGAACTGAAGGTTCCGGTCATCGTGCTGAGCCAGCTCAACCGCGAGTTCGAGAAGGAAAAAAACCGCAAACCGCGGATGTCTGACTTGCGCGAGTCCGGAGCCATCGAGCAGGATGCCGATCTGATCGGGCTGCTTTACAAAGTAAGCAGCGGGGATGAGGAAGAGGGTGCGGCTCCGAGCGCGGAAGACGAAGCCATACCGGTCAACCTCCTCATCGCCAAGCAACGTAACGGTCCGACTGGCGACGTAGAAATGGTTTTCCGTAAATCGATTACTCGGTTCGAGAACAAGTCCAAGATCAGCGAGGACTCCATCCCGACCTAA